A single region of the Acanthopagrus latus isolate v.2019 chromosome 11, fAcaLat1.1, whole genome shotgun sequence genome encodes:
- the lhx9 gene encoding LIM/homeobox protein Lhx9 isoform X3, with protein sequence MEVVGCKTEAGSCTLRPGSGAMLFHGISGDHIQGIMEEMERRSKTESRLAKGMQLNGRESTMPSMSPEKPALCAGCGGKISDRYYLLAVDKQWHLRCLKCCECKLALESELTCFAKDGSIYCKEDYYRRFSVQRCARCHLGISASEMVMRARDSVYHLSCFTCTTCNKTLTTGDHFGMKDSLVYCRLHFETLVQGPDYHPQLNFAELAAKGGGLSLPYFNGTGTAQKGRPRKRKSPAMGIDIPSYSTGCNENDTDHLDRDQQAYAPTQKTKRMRTSFKHHQLRTMKSYFAINHNPDAKDLKQLAQKTGLTKRVLQGEQILGHYSHTSRRLKIP encoded by the exons ATGGAAGTTGTGGGCTGCAAGACAGAGGCAGGCAGTTGCACGTTGCGTCCAGGATCGGGAGCCATGCTTTTCCACGGGATCTCCGGGGATCACATCCAAGGCAtcatggaggagatggagagacgcTCGAAAACGGAGTCGCGTCTGGCGAAGGGCATGCAGCTGAACGGGAGAGAGTCG aCCATGCCTTCAATGAGCCCGGAGAAGCCTGCTCTGTGCGCCGGCTGTGGCGGCAAGATTTCGGATAGATACTACCTCCTGGCCGTGGACAAACAGTGGCACCTGCGGTGCCTCAAATGCTGTGAATGTAAACTCGCGCTGGAGTCGGAGCTAACGTGTTTTGCCAAGGATGGGAGTATCTATTGCAAGGAGGATTACTACAG AAGGTTCTCCGTGCAGAGGTGCGCGCGCTGCCACCTCGGGATATCGGCCTCGGAGATGGTGATGCGGGCGCGCGACTCCGTGTACCACCTGAGCTGCTTCACGTGCACCACCTGCAACAAGACGCTGACCACCGGCGACCACTTCGGCATGAAGGACAGCCTGGTGTACTGCCGGCTCCACTTCGAGACGCTGGTGCAGGGGCCGGACTACCACCCCCAGCTCAACTTCGCCGAGCTGGCTGCCAAGGGCGGCGGCCTCTCCTTACCCTACTTCAACGGCACCGGCACGGCGCAGAAGGGAAGGCCGCGCAAGAGGAAGAGCCCGGCCATGGGGATAGACATACCCAGCTACAGCACAG GTTGTAACGAGAACGACACCGATCACCTGGACCGGGACCAGCAGGCCTACGCTCCCACACAGAAGACCAAACGCATGCGGACCTCGTTCAAGCACCATCAGCTGCGGACAATGAAATCCTACTTTGCCATCAACCACAACCCCGATGCCAAGGACTTAAAGCAGCTGGCCCAGAAAACGGGCCTCACTAAGAGAGTTCTACAG GGAGAACAAATCTTGGGGCATTACAGCCATACATCCCGACGTTTGAAAATTCCCTAA
- the lhx9 gene encoding LIM/homeobox protein Lhx9 isoform X1, whose translation MEVVGCKTEAGSCTLRPGSGAMLFHGISGDHIQGIMEEMERRSKTESRLAKGMQLNGRESTMPSMSPEKPALCAGCGGKISDRYYLLAVDKQWHLRCLKCCECKLALESELTCFAKDGSIYCKEDYYRRFSVQRCARCHLGISASEMVMRARDSVYHLSCFTCTTCNKTLTTGDHFGMKDSLVYCRLHFETLVQGPDYHPQLNFAELAAKGGGLSLPYFNGTGTAQKGRPRKRKSPAMGIDIPSYSTGCNENDTDHLDRDQQAYAPTQKTKRMRTSFKHHQLRTMKSYFAINHNPDAKDLKQLAQKTGLTKRVLQVWFQNARAKFRRNVLRQENGGVDKADGTSLPPPSSDSGALTPPSSAATLTDLTNPSITVVTSVTSSLDSHDSGSPSQTTLTNLF comes from the exons ATGGAAGTTGTGGGCTGCAAGACAGAGGCAGGCAGTTGCACGTTGCGTCCAGGATCGGGAGCCATGCTTTTCCACGGGATCTCCGGGGATCACATCCAAGGCAtcatggaggagatggagagacgcTCGAAAACGGAGTCGCGTCTGGCGAAGGGCATGCAGCTGAACGGGAGAGAGTCG aCCATGCCTTCAATGAGCCCGGAGAAGCCTGCTCTGTGCGCCGGCTGTGGCGGCAAGATTTCGGATAGATACTACCTCCTGGCCGTGGACAAACAGTGGCACCTGCGGTGCCTCAAATGCTGTGAATGTAAACTCGCGCTGGAGTCGGAGCTAACGTGTTTTGCCAAGGATGGGAGTATCTATTGCAAGGAGGATTACTACAG AAGGTTCTCCGTGCAGAGGTGCGCGCGCTGCCACCTCGGGATATCGGCCTCGGAGATGGTGATGCGGGCGCGCGACTCCGTGTACCACCTGAGCTGCTTCACGTGCACCACCTGCAACAAGACGCTGACCACCGGCGACCACTTCGGCATGAAGGACAGCCTGGTGTACTGCCGGCTCCACTTCGAGACGCTGGTGCAGGGGCCGGACTACCACCCCCAGCTCAACTTCGCCGAGCTGGCTGCCAAGGGCGGCGGCCTCTCCTTACCCTACTTCAACGGCACCGGCACGGCGCAGAAGGGAAGGCCGCGCAAGAGGAAGAGCCCGGCCATGGGGATAGACATACCCAGCTACAGCACAG GTTGTAACGAGAACGACACCGATCACCTGGACCGGGACCAGCAGGCCTACGCTCCCACACAGAAGACCAAACGCATGCGGACCTCGTTCAAGCACCATCAGCTGCGGACAATGAAATCCTACTTTGCCATCAACCACAACCCCGATGCCAAGGACTTAAAGCAGCTGGCCCAGAAAACGGGCCTCACTAAGAGAGTTCTACAG GTTTGGTTCCAAAACGCGAGAGCCAAATTCAGAAGGAACGTTTTGCGACAGGAGAATGGAGGTGTTGATAAGGCTGATGGCACCTCACTCCCTCCACCCTCATCTGACAGTGGGGCCCTGACCCCCCCCTCCAGCGCGGCCACACTAACAGACCTGACAAACCCCTCTATCACTGTAGTGACCTCCGTCACCTCTAGTTTGGACAGCCATGATTCGGGGAGTCCTTCGCAAACTACCTTGACAAACCTTTTCTAA
- the lhx9 gene encoding LIM/homeobox protein Lhx9 isoform X2, which yields MEVVGCKTEAGSCTLRPGSGAMLFHGISGDHIQGIMEEMERRSKTESRLAKGMQLNGRESTMPSMSPEKPALCAGCGGKISDRYYLLAVDKQWHLRCLKCCECKLALESELTCFAKDGSIYCKEDYYRFSVQRCARCHLGISASEMVMRARDSVYHLSCFTCTTCNKTLTTGDHFGMKDSLVYCRLHFETLVQGPDYHPQLNFAELAAKGGGLSLPYFNGTGTAQKGRPRKRKSPAMGIDIPSYSTGCNENDTDHLDRDQQAYAPTQKTKRMRTSFKHHQLRTMKSYFAINHNPDAKDLKQLAQKTGLTKRVLQVWFQNARAKFRRNVLRQENGGVDKADGTSLPPPSSDSGALTPPSSAATLTDLTNPSITVVTSVTSSLDSHDSGSPSQTTLTNLF from the exons ATGGAAGTTGTGGGCTGCAAGACAGAGGCAGGCAGTTGCACGTTGCGTCCAGGATCGGGAGCCATGCTTTTCCACGGGATCTCCGGGGATCACATCCAAGGCAtcatggaggagatggagagacgcTCGAAAACGGAGTCGCGTCTGGCGAAGGGCATGCAGCTGAACGGGAGAGAGTCG aCCATGCCTTCAATGAGCCCGGAGAAGCCTGCTCTGTGCGCCGGCTGTGGCGGCAAGATTTCGGATAGATACTACCTCCTGGCCGTGGACAAACAGTGGCACCTGCGGTGCCTCAAATGCTGTGAATGTAAACTCGCGCTGGAGTCGGAGCTAACGTGTTTTGCCAAGGATGGGAGTATCTATTGCAAGGAGGATTACTACAG GTTCTCCGTGCAGAGGTGCGCGCGCTGCCACCTCGGGATATCGGCCTCGGAGATGGTGATGCGGGCGCGCGACTCCGTGTACCACCTGAGCTGCTTCACGTGCACCACCTGCAACAAGACGCTGACCACCGGCGACCACTTCGGCATGAAGGACAGCCTGGTGTACTGCCGGCTCCACTTCGAGACGCTGGTGCAGGGGCCGGACTACCACCCCCAGCTCAACTTCGCCGAGCTGGCTGCCAAGGGCGGCGGCCTCTCCTTACCCTACTTCAACGGCACCGGCACGGCGCAGAAGGGAAGGCCGCGCAAGAGGAAGAGCCCGGCCATGGGGATAGACATACCCAGCTACAGCACAG GTTGTAACGAGAACGACACCGATCACCTGGACCGGGACCAGCAGGCCTACGCTCCCACACAGAAGACCAAACGCATGCGGACCTCGTTCAAGCACCATCAGCTGCGGACAATGAAATCCTACTTTGCCATCAACCACAACCCCGATGCCAAGGACTTAAAGCAGCTGGCCCAGAAAACGGGCCTCACTAAGAGAGTTCTACAG GTTTGGTTCCAAAACGCGAGAGCCAAATTCAGAAGGAACGTTTTGCGACAGGAGAATGGAGGTGTTGATAAGGCTGATGGCACCTCACTCCCTCCACCCTCATCTGACAGTGGGGCCCTGACCCCCCCCTCCAGCGCGGCCACACTAACAGACCTGACAAACCCCTCTATCACTGTAGTGACCTCCGTCACCTCTAGTTTGGACAGCCATGATTCGGGGAGTCCTTCGCAAACTACCTTGACAAACCTTTTCTAA
- the c11h1orf53 gene encoding uncharacterized protein C1orf53 homolog isoform X2 has product MCHQSYPAGKAFVSRLILLHVRFNKRLVTMSIPKLSEEEWTASGGSSQMKADGSDAVTSGGAAGGFTEEELSIHRAHRQACEAKKQMYVDPSSGYKVFTEYAHLHRGKCCGSACRHCPYGQVNVKDPAMRKRFNSLFYV; this is encoded by the exons ATGTGCCACCAGAGTTACCCGGCGGGTAAAGCATTTGTCAGCAGATTGATTCTCCTCCATGTTCGGTTTAATAAACGACTTGTGACAATGTCGATACCGAAGCTCTCGGAAGAAGAGTGGACAGCGAGCGGAGGCAGCTCACAGATGAAGGCGGACGGCAGTGACGCGGTGACGAGCGGCGGCGCGGCGGGAGGATTCACGGAGGAGGAGCTGAGCATCCACAGAGCGCACAGACAGGCGTGTGAG GCAAAGAAGCAGATGTATGTCGACCCTTCCAGTGGGTACAAGGTGTTCACAGAGTATGCCCACCTTCACAGAGGGAAATGCTGTGGCAGCGCGTGCAGACAC tGTCCATATGGCCAAGTCAACGTGAAGGACCCTGCGATGAGGAAGAGATTTAATAGCCTGTTCTATGTATAA
- the c11h1orf53 gene encoding uncharacterized protein C1orf53 homolog isoform X1, with the protein MYFSLLSRESVWITARFLQADWKTHRSSTRGMCHQSYPAGKAFVSRLILLHVRFNKRLVTMSIPKLSEEEWTASGGSSQMKADGSDAVTSGGAAGGFTEEELSIHRAHRQACEAKKQMYVDPSSGYKVFTEYAHLHRGKCCGSACRHCPYGQVNVKDPAMRKRFNSLFYV; encoded by the exons ATGtacttctctctcctctccagagAGTCTGTCTGGATCACAGCCAGATTTCTTCAGGCTGACTGGAAG ACACACAGAAGTTCCACGAGGGGCATGTGCCACCAGAGTTACCCGGCGGGTAAAGCATTTGTCAGCAGATTGATTCTCCTCCATGTTCGGTTTAATAAACGACTTGTGACAATGTCGATACCGAAGCTCTCGGAAGAAGAGTGGACAGCGAGCGGAGGCAGCTCACAGATGAAGGCGGACGGCAGTGACGCGGTGACGAGCGGCGGCGCGGCGGGAGGATTCACGGAGGAGGAGCTGAGCATCCACAGAGCGCACAGACAGGCGTGTGAG GCAAAGAAGCAGATGTATGTCGACCCTTCCAGTGGGTACAAGGTGTTCACAGAGTATGCCCACCTTCACAGAGGGAAATGCTGTGGCAGCGCGTGCAGACAC tGTCCATATGGCCAAGTCAACGTGAAGGACCCTGCGATGAGGAAGAGATTTAATAGCCTGTTCTATGTATAA